Proteins encoded together in one Anoplolepis gracilipes unplaced genomic scaffold, ASM4749672v1 Contig18, whole genome shotgun sequence window:
- the LOC140675746 gene encoding uncharacterized protein encodes MLKYVVLLSIVFCSVQSQRPWHAGNNNNRLPQVLPQYIDERIAAEQQTAQTNPANQVGPVNQTNSVSQTSPASQGGQGIQAVGTDLLGNRIGGATVAAAAAPALSTTTTTIPLDLPVDAHGDVDLVNRIKTWPRDKQPFWYINWQAIQAHRGDVNNSAQPVQLQPNPISFFAG; translated from the exons ATg CTAAAGTACGTCGTACTTCTCAGCATTGTGTTTTGCTCAGTGCAATCGCAACGACCATGGCATGCTGGCAATAACAACAATCGTCTGCCTCAAGTTCTACCTCAATATATCGATGAGAGAATAGCGGCGGAGCAGCAAACAGCGCAGACGAACCCAGCAAATCAAGTGGGTCCAGTGAATCAAACGAATTCAGTAAGTCAAACGAGTCCAGCGAGTCAAGGAGGCCAAGGGATTCAGGCAGTTGGAACAGACTTGCTCGGAAATCGAATCGGTGGTGCTACGGTTGCAGCTGCAGCTGCACCAGCTTTGAGCACGACCACAACAACAATCCCACTTGATTTACCTGTGGACGCTCATGGCGATGTCGATTTGGTGAATAGGATCAAAACCTGGCCGAGAGACAAGCAACCCTTCTGGTATATCAACTGGCAGGCGATCCAGGCCCATCGCGGTGATGTGAATAACAGCGCCCAACCTGTCCAGTTGCAACCGAATCCAATATCGTTCTTCGCTGGTTAA